A genomic window from Sporosarcina sp. Marseille-Q4063 includes:
- a CDS encoding sodium-dependent transporter: MKQRSQWGTRAGFIMAAVGSAVGLGNIWRFPYVAYENGGGAFFIPYLFALLTAGIPILIMEFTIGHKYRGSAPLSFFRMGGKRAEWIGWWGIFVSFVISTYYAVIIAWAMKYTVYSFNLTWGTDTESFLFGDVLKLAETPGDVGGYVPGVLLPLLLVWAIAFIILLAGVKRGIELANRIFIPTLVVVFLLVVIRAVTLDGAMLGLDAFFKPDLSKLANPTVWVAAYGHIFFSLSIAFAIMITYSSYLPKKSDITNNAFITGFANSGFELLAGIGIFAALGFMATQANVAVSEVASAGVGLAFVVFPQIINEMPGMNGLFGALFFLSLVLAGLTSLISISETYIAGIADKFNISRNKSVIFTVGIAAIISTLFATRGGLFFLDVADYFINQFGVAAIGLVEVVLIAWAFRKLDVFEKHANALSDIQIRSWWKICLGIVTPLVLGYMMFGLIRTNVMKLHDLGGGVVGNYEGYSDTFILYGGWSVALFALVMGIIFTLFKWKKNTIEETDYEETKEDSL; the protein is encoded by the coding sequence ATGAAACAAAGATCACAGTGGGGCACACGAGCGGGCTTTATAATGGCCGCGGTCGGTTCCGCAGTAGGACTAGGCAACATCTGGCGTTTCCCGTATGTAGCGTACGAGAACGGCGGCGGCGCATTCTTTATACCATATTTATTCGCTTTACTTACTGCAGGAATTCCGATTTTGATAATGGAGTTCACCATCGGACATAAGTACCGCGGATCTGCACCACTTTCTTTTTTCCGAATGGGAGGAAAAAGAGCAGAATGGATAGGTTGGTGGGGAATTTTCGTCTCATTCGTCATCTCGACCTATTACGCTGTAATCATTGCATGGGCGATGAAGTACACAGTGTATTCGTTTAATCTTACATGGGGCACAGATACAGAAAGTTTCCTATTTGGGGATGTCCTGAAATTAGCAGAAACTCCCGGTGATGTCGGTGGATATGTGCCGGGCGTACTATTACCGCTTCTGCTGGTTTGGGCAATTGCATTTATTATTTTGTTAGCAGGTGTCAAAAGAGGCATTGAATTAGCGAACCGGATATTTATCCCGACGCTAGTCGTGGTATTTTTACTTGTCGTTATTCGGGCAGTTACACTTGACGGAGCAATGCTCGGGCTAGATGCATTTTTCAAACCGGATTTAAGTAAGTTAGCCAATCCGACCGTTTGGGTCGCGGCATACGGGCATATATTCTTCAGTTTATCGATTGCCTTCGCCATCATGATCACGTATTCAAGTTATCTTCCAAAAAAGTCGGATATAACAAACAACGCATTTATTACCGGGTTTGCCAACTCTGGATTTGAACTTTTAGCTGGAATTGGTATTTTCGCGGCACTTGGGTTTATGGCTACGCAAGCTAACGTCGCGGTATCTGAAGTGGCGTCAGCTGGGGTTGGGTTGGCCTTCGTTGTTTTCCCGCAAATCATTAATGAGATGCCGGGCATGAACGGATTATTTGGAGCACTGTTCTTCTTGTCTCTTGTCTTGGCTGGGTTAACTTCACTAATATCGATATCAGAAACGTATATTGCTGGAATCGCCGATAAATTTAATATTTCAAGAAATAAATCTGTTATCTTCACGGTTGGTATAGCCGCCATTATTTCTACATTGTTTGCAACACGCGGCGGATTATTCTTCCTAGATGTAGCCGATTATTTCATCAACCAGTTTGGTGTAGCGGCAATTGGACTTGTTGAAGTGGTACTTATCGCGTGGGCATTCAGAAAACTTGATGTATTCGAGAAACATGCAAATGCATTATCAGACATTCAAATTCGTTCTTGGTGGAAAATTTGTTTAGGTATTGTTACGCCGTTAGTGCTAGGTTATATGATGTTCGGTTTAATACGTACAAACGTGATGAAACTGCATGACCTAGGTGGCGGGGTCGTAGGTAACTATGAAGGATATAGCGATACATTTATCTTGTATGGCGGATGGTCAGTTGCTTTGTTCGCACTGGTAATGGGAATTATATTCACATTGTTCAAGTGGAAAAAGAACACGATTGAAGAAACCGATTATGAAGAAACGAAGGAGGATTCATTATGA
- the sufU gene encoding Fe-S cluster assembly sulfur transfer protein SufU: protein MSTRNLDQLYRSVIMDHYKTPRNKGVIEESSVTVDMNNPTCGDVIHLTMQVEDGTVQNAKFEGEGCSISMASASMMTQMIKGKSVEDALSLANTISNIMLGNEYDNSIDLGDIEALSGVAKFPARIKCATLAWKAMEQGVGKEDSE from the coding sequence ATGTCAACTAGAAATCTCGATCAGTTATACCGCTCGGTGATTATGGATCATTATAAAACGCCGAGAAATAAAGGAGTAATTGAAGAAAGTAGTGTCACCGTCGACATGAACAACCCGACGTGTGGCGACGTGATCCATTTAACGATGCAAGTTGAGGATGGCACGGTTCAAAATGCAAAATTTGAAGGCGAGGGTTGTTCGATTTCCATGGCGTCTGCATCCATGATGACCCAGATGATTAAAGGGAAGTCGGTAGAAGATGCCTTATCTCTCGCAAACACAATTTCGAATATTATGCTAGGAAATGAATATGATAATTCCATCGATTTAGGGGATATTGAAGCGCTCTCTGGTGTAGCGAAATTCCCTGCCCGGATTAAGTGTGCAACACTTGCATGGAAAGCGATGGAACAAGGCGTCGGCAAAGAAGATTCCGAGTGA
- a CDS encoding Na+/H+ antiporter NhaC family protein codes for MIGTWLSILPPIIAILMVLATRRVLLSLGAGIVAAALLAASFSPVESLQNLWSAMIVSFWEEGALNTYTIYIMLFILLLGVITAFVSLSGGSRAFAEWALHRIKTKRGAKLLTVFLGIIIFVDDYFNSLAVGQIARPITDQHKISRAKLAYFIDSTSAPICVVSPISSWGAYLIGQLALIFGGAAAISYSPLSAFIMMAPMNFYVITTLAIVFFFAWTDIDLFEMKRHEKLATEKGQLYSPDKEIPGQLKEDFPVHAHGRVRDLVAPIVALVGVTLLMMVWTGYSASIADGLEISIWSIFENTDVPLSLVTGGLAGTILAGSLYLLKMKQNETASYPLMGRALVSGLKSMLPAVFILIFAWALTDLIALLETGVYLSTVVTNANLPVAFLPVIMFILAGLMAFSTGTSWGSFGILIPIAAQIMIDAAPEMLLPALAAVLAGAVFGDHSSPISDTTILSSTGAGCNHMDHVATQLPYALISASIACIGYLVLGFTGTIWIGLLAVIIILIILFTVLILRNNKQEIASTN; via the coding sequence ATGATTGGAACATGGTTGTCTATTTTACCGCCGATAATTGCCATACTCATGGTGCTGGCGACGAGAAGGGTTTTGCTGTCACTCGGTGCGGGGATTGTTGCTGCCGCATTATTAGCCGCATCCTTTTCACCGGTGGAATCGTTACAAAATCTATGGAGTGCGATGATCGTCTCCTTTTGGGAGGAAGGCGCTTTAAATACATATACTATTTATATTATGTTATTTATCCTTCTGTTAGGCGTTATTACTGCATTTGTTAGTTTGTCAGGTGGAAGCCGGGCATTTGCCGAATGGGCATTGCATCGGATTAAAACAAAACGAGGCGCAAAACTGCTCACAGTTTTCCTAGGAATTATTATATTTGTTGACGATTACTTCAATTCACTTGCAGTTGGTCAAATCGCTCGACCGATAACTGATCAGCATAAAATTTCACGTGCGAAACTTGCTTATTTCATTGATTCAACATCAGCACCCATTTGTGTTGTTTCACCGATATCTAGCTGGGGAGCTTATTTGATTGGACAACTTGCATTGATTTTCGGCGGCGCTGCTGCGATTAGCTATTCGCCGTTGTCGGCATTTATCATGATGGCACCGATGAATTTTTATGTCATTACAACTCTTGCCATCGTATTCTTCTTCGCTTGGACGGACATTGATTTATTTGAAATGAAAAGACATGAAAAGTTAGCGACTGAAAAAGGACAATTATACAGCCCTGATAAAGAAATCCCAGGACAGTTGAAAGAAGATTTTCCAGTGCATGCTCATGGCCGTGTGAGAGACCTTGTCGCGCCGATTGTTGCGTTAGTCGGGGTAACACTTCTAATGATGGTGTGGACTGGCTACTCGGCAAGCATTGCTGATGGATTGGAAATTAGTATTTGGTCGATATTTGAAAATACGGATGTTCCATTATCCTTGGTTACAGGTGGTTTAGCGGGCACAATCTTAGCGGGTAGTTTGTACTTGTTGAAAATGAAACAAAACGAAACAGCAAGTTATCCTCTTATGGGGCGTGCACTTGTTAGCGGATTAAAATCTATGTTGCCAGCAGTTTTCATCTTAATCTTTGCATGGGCATTAACTGATTTAATCGCGCTGTTAGAAACAGGCGTGTATTTGTCTACTGTTGTGACGAACGCCAATCTTCCTGTCGCATTTTTACCTGTCATCATGTTTATCCTTGCGGGTTTAATGGCCTTCTCAACAGGGACTTCATGGGGGTCATTCGGTATTCTCATTCCGATTGCTGCTCAAATTATGATTGATGCGGCACCTGAAATGTTATTGCCTGCCTTAGCTGCGGTTCTTGCGGGAGCAGTTTTCGGTGATCATAGTTCACCGATATCTGATACAACCATCCTTTCATCTACGGGTGCTGGATGTAACCATATGGATCATGTTGCGACGCAACTGCCTTATGCTTTAATTAGTGCTTCGATTGCATGTATTGGCTATTTAGTCTTAGGTTTCACAGGCACGATTTGGATCGGCTTACTAGCTGTAATTATTATATTAATAATTCTATTTACGGTGTTGATCCTACGGAATAATAAGCAGGAAATCGCGTCAACTAACTAA
- a CDS encoding bifunctional UDP-sugar hydrolase/5'-nucleotidase: protein METIHIYHTNDIHSHFENWPQINRLLIDKRKEHEAAGDTFYLFDIGDNVDRSHAFTEGTKGKGNIRLLNEAGYDAVTIGNNEGITMSKEALSSLYDDAEFDIILGNLVDLDGEFPHWATEYKIYVTEKGTKIGVIGATALYTQFYATLGWKILPPREKLIEIAEKIASKTDILICLSHMGLNEDEKLAKECPLIHVILGAHTHHLFTDGEFVGHTLLAATGKYGDFTGHVTIEFDEVTKQIANMEATLYPSETLPVNEDDVQKLNTILDLGKQAMQEKLFYNPSLLKQNLFAPSPLSAFFGRSLIDYTKADCAMFNAGIFLGSLDSGWVTKEDMHSLLPHPINVCVISLEGTELLEIHELSLNEDWPKITVKGLGFRGALMGAMLYERLYKNRYGQLFAGNREVVPGEIYTLATLDMFTFGFFFPSLQYAKKDYYMPELIRDIASDYGRKYFKESKAPPEHNL, encoded by the coding sequence ATGGAGACAATACATATTTATCATACAAATGATATACATAGTCATTTCGAAAATTGGCCGCAAATCAACCGGCTTCTTATTGATAAACGAAAAGAACATGAAGCAGCAGGAGATACATTTTATTTATTTGATATCGGCGACAATGTCGATCGATCACATGCATTTACAGAAGGTACTAAAGGAAAAGGAAATATCCGCCTGCTCAATGAGGCTGGATATGACGCTGTGACTATCGGGAATAATGAAGGCATAACGATGTCCAAAGAAGCTCTGTCTTCGTTATATGATGATGCAGAATTTGATATTATTCTCGGAAACTTAGTGGATCTGGATGGCGAGTTCCCGCATTGGGCAACTGAGTATAAGATATATGTGACTGAAAAAGGAACGAAAATAGGGGTTATCGGTGCGACAGCATTATACACACAGTTTTATGCTACTTTGGGGTGGAAGATACTACCGCCTCGGGAAAAATTAATAGAAATCGCAGAAAAAATTGCATCAAAGACAGATATCCTTATTTGCTTATCGCATATGGGACTCAATGAAGATGAAAAGTTGGCAAAAGAGTGTCCGCTTATTCATGTCATTCTAGGCGCCCATACGCATCATCTCTTCACTGATGGGGAGTTTGTCGGGCATACCCTTCTGGCAGCGACAGGGAAGTATGGGGACTTCACAGGACATGTTACAATCGAGTTTGATGAAGTGACGAAACAAATCGCTAACATGGAGGCGACTTTATATCCTTCTGAAACTTTGCCAGTTAACGAAGATGATGTTCAAAAACTTAATACAATACTCGATCTTGGGAAACAGGCGATGCAAGAAAAACTTTTTTACAATCCAAGTCTGTTAAAGCAAAATCTATTTGCGCCGAGTCCGCTATCTGCTTTTTTCGGTCGTTCTTTGATTGATTATACGAAAGCGGATTGTGCCATGTTTAACGCGGGAATATTTCTCGGAAGCCTTGACAGCGGCTGGGTAACGAAGGAAGATATGCATTCGTTACTGCCACACCCGATAAATGTCTGCGTGATTTCCCTGGAAGGAACAGAGTTGCTAGAAATCCACGAGTTATCGTTGAATGAAGACTGGCCCAAGATAACTGTGAAGGGATTAGGATTCCGCGGCGCACTGATGGGGGCGATGCTTTATGAAAGACTCTATAAAAATAGATACGGACAACTTTTCGCGGGCAATCGCGAAGTTGTGCCAGGCGAGATTTATACACTAGCTACGCTTGATATGTTTACTTTCGGCTTCTTTTTTCCGTCCTTACAATACGCAAAAAAAGACTATTATATGCCCGAACTAATACGGGATATTGCAAGTGACTATGGTCGAAAATATTTCAAAGAATCAAAGGCTCCTCCTGAGCATAATCTATAG
- the lipA gene encoding lipoyl synthase, producing the protein MESVNVSCRPERGKKSEHLRKPEWLNIKLNTNENYRGLKKLMREQNLNTVCEEARCPNIHECWGERRTATFMILGATCTRACRFCAVNTGLPNELDLAEPERVADSVQLMNLKHVVVTAVARDDQKDGGSAVFAETIRAIRRKNPFTTVEVLPSDMGGVYENLERLMDAKPDILNHNIETVRRLTPRVRARATYDRSLELLRRANEMYPDIPTKSSLMLGLGETHEEILETMDDLRANNVDIMTIGQYLQPTKKHLVVQKYYTPQEFGELRKIAMSKGFSHCEAGPLVRSSYHADEQVNAAAKERQRLGEEKLEKALQS; encoded by the coding sequence ATGGAGTCGGTTAACGTGTCATGTAGACCAGAACGTGGAAAAAAGTCGGAACATTTAAGAAAACCAGAATGGCTTAATATTAAATTAAACACGAATGAAAACTACAGAGGACTTAAGAAGTTAATGCGGGAACAAAATTTAAATACGGTTTGTGAAGAAGCCCGCTGTCCGAATATCCATGAATGTTGGGGAGAGCGTCGTACCGCAACTTTCATGATTCTAGGGGCAACCTGTACGCGAGCTTGCCGTTTCTGTGCAGTAAATACAGGACTACCCAATGAACTTGACCTTGCTGAACCAGAACGTGTTGCCGATTCAGTACAGCTTATGAATTTAAAACATGTTGTTGTTACAGCTGTTGCGCGTGATGATCAAAAAGACGGCGGGTCAGCTGTTTTCGCGGAAACAATTCGTGCGATTCGCAGAAAAAATCCATTTACAACAGTAGAAGTACTACCTTCTGATATGGGTGGCGTTTATGAAAATCTAGAACGTCTAATGGATGCTAAACCAGACATTTTAAACCATAATATTGAAACGGTTCGCCGTTTAACGCCGAGAGTTCGCGCTCGTGCAACGTATGATCGTTCACTTGAATTACTTCGTCGCGCAAATGAAATGTATCCAGATATTCCAACGAAATCGTCGTTAATGCTGGGCCTTGGTGAAACGCATGAAGAAATTCTAGAGACAATGGATGATCTAAGAGCCAACAATGTGGACATCATGACGATTGGTCAATACTTACAACCAACGAAAAAACATTTAGTTGTTCAAAAATATTATACACCACAAGAGTTTGGCGAATTAAGAAAAATTGCAATGTCCAAAGGGTTCTCGCACTGTGAAGCTGGGCCGCTCGTTCGTTCAAGTTACCATGCAGATGAACAGGTAAACGCAGCTGCCAAAGAAAGACAGCGTTTAGGTGAAGAGAAACTTGAAAAAGCACTGCAAAGTTGA
- the sufB gene encoding Fe-S cluster assembly protein SufB: MAKKMPEIGEYEHGFNDGDVSVFRSERGLTREIVEEISSMKDEPQWMLDYRLKSLELFYNMPTPQWGGDLNSLNFDEITYYVKASEGTERSWDEVPEEIKRTFDKLGIPEAEQKYLAGVSAQYESEVVYHNMKQDLTDMGIIFKDTDSALKEDEELFKKYWGTVIPNTDNKFAALNSAVWSGGSFIYVPPGVKVESPLQAYFRINSENMGQFERTLIVVDEGASVHYVEGCTAPVFTTASLHSAVVEIIVKENAYCRYTTIQNWANNVYNLVTKRAVVDAHGTMEWIDGNIGSKLTMKYPAILLRGEYSRGLTLSIALSGKGQHQDAGAKMMHLAPNTSSTIVSKSISHGGGKGTYRGIVHFGRNADGASSRVECDALLMDDISISDTIPYNEILNDNISLEHEASVSKVSEEQLFYLMSRGVPELEAIEMIVLGFIEPFTKELPMEYAVEMNRLIKFEMEGSIG; encoded by the coding sequence ATGGCTAAAAAAATGCCTGAAATTGGTGAATACGAACATGGTTTTAATGATGGAGATGTCTCTGTGTTTCGTTCTGAACGTGGTTTGACACGTGAAATTGTTGAAGAAATTTCTTCAATGAAAGACGAACCACAATGGATGTTAGACTACCGCTTAAAATCATTGGAATTGTTTTATAACATGCCTACACCACAATGGGGTGGAGATCTTAACTCACTCAACTTCGATGAGATTACGTATTATGTAAAAGCATCTGAGGGAACTGAACGTTCTTGGGATGAGGTTCCAGAAGAAATCAAGCGTACATTTGATAAACTTGGAATACCTGAAGCGGAACAGAAGTATCTAGCAGGAGTATCTGCACAGTACGAATCAGAAGTTGTTTACCACAACATGAAACAAGACTTAACTGATATGGGAATCATTTTTAAAGATACTGATTCAGCACTTAAAGAAGATGAAGAACTATTCAAGAAATACTGGGGTACAGTAATTCCGAACACTGACAATAAATTTGCGGCGTTAAACTCTGCAGTTTGGTCAGGTGGATCGTTCATTTATGTGCCACCAGGTGTTAAAGTAGAGTCACCCCTACAAGCTTATTTCCGTATTAACTCAGAAAATATGGGACAATTTGAACGTACACTTATCGTTGTTGACGAAGGCGCAAGCGTTCATTACGTTGAGGGGTGTACAGCACCTGTATTCACAACAGCATCACTTCATAGTGCTGTAGTAGAAATCATCGTAAAAGAAAACGCATACTGCCGTTACACAACAATTCAAAACTGGGCAAATAACGTTTATAACCTTGTTACAAAACGTGCAGTTGTTGATGCGCACGGTACAATGGAATGGATCGATGGAAACATCGGTTCTAAATTGACGATGAAATACCCAGCGATTTTACTACGTGGAGAATATTCACGTGGTCTGACATTGTCAATCGCACTATCAGGAAAAGGACAACACCAAGATGCGGGTGCGAAAATGATGCACTTAGCACCAAATACGTCCTCTACAATCGTTTCAAAGTCTATTTCTCATGGCGGCGGAAAAGGAACATACCGTGGTATCGTTCATTTCGGTCGTAATGCAGATGGCGCTAGCTCACGAGTTGAGTGTGATGCGTTATTAATGGATGACATTTCGATTTCTGATACAATTCCATATAACGAAATTCTAAACGACAATATTTCACTTGAACACGAAGCAAGTGTTTCCAAAGTTTCAGAAGAACAGCTCTTCTACTTGATGAGCCGCGGTGTTCCTGAACTGGAAGCAATCGAAATGATCGTACTTGGTTTCATCGAGCCATTCACAAAAGAATTACCGATGGAATACGCAGTAGAAATGAACCGCTTGATTAAATTCGAGATGGAAGGTTCTATTGGTTAA
- a CDS encoding MetS family NSS transporter small subunit, with amino-acid sequence MSGGAILMAVVGILIIWGGLAASIVNAVVKSRASK; translated from the coding sequence ATGAGTGGTGGAGCAATATTAATGGCAGTCGTCGGAATCCTCATAATCTGGGGAGGATTAGCGGCAAGTATCGTGAATGCAGTGGTTAAATCAAGAGCTAGTAAATAA
- a CDS encoding sulfite exporter TauE/SafE family protein, whose protein sequence is MEFIILAIIALSAGVIGALVGLGGGIILVPATLFIGINLGLISGITPQTVVGLSVIMMIFTGLGSTLSNIKTKTVDFRSGFIFFAGSIPGTLLGAFVNKGLDLPSFNLYFGILLILLSILLLVRNYLKPVSWFVKRGKTRDFTDKFGKSYTYGYPVWFALLLTFGVGFASGLFGIGGGSIIVPAMILLFLFPPHVAVGTSMFMVFLSAIVNSITHISLGNVPWLYTIPVVPAAYIGARLGARLNQKMKSETLVFALRIILLLLGIRSIVDGIWG, encoded by the coding sequence ATGGAGTTTATTATATTAGCTATAATTGCTTTATCAGCAGGAGTAATTGGAGCGCTTGTTGGTCTTGGTGGCGGAATTATTCTTGTTCCAGCAACACTATTTATTGGCATAAATCTAGGTTTGATTTCAGGAATCACGCCGCAAACAGTCGTAGGATTGTCAGTTATCATGATGATCTTTACAGGACTTGGATCAACGCTTTCGAATATAAAAACAAAAACTGTAGACTTTCGCAGCGGGTTCATATTCTTTGCAGGTAGCATACCAGGAACACTGCTAGGTGCATTTGTGAATAAAGGATTAGACTTGCCATCGTTCAATTTATATTTCGGTATTTTACTGATTTTATTATCCATACTTTTACTCGTTCGTAATTATTTGAAACCGGTTAGCTGGTTCGTGAAACGTGGAAAAACGCGTGACTTTACAGATAAATTTGGAAAATCCTATACATATGGTTACCCTGTTTGGTTTGCATTACTATTAACGTTTGGTGTTGGATTCGCATCAGGGCTATTTGGAATTGGTGGCGGTTCAATCATCGTTCCAGCAATGATTTTACTGTTTTTATTCCCGCCTCATGTTGCAGTTGGAACTTCGATGTTCATGGTTTTCTTATCAGCAATCGTGAATTCCATTACGCATATTTCACTCGGCAACGTCCCTTGGCTTTATACGATTCCTGTTGTTCCTGCGGCGTATATCGGGGCGAGACTAGGGGCAAGGTTAAACCAGAAAATGAAATCCGAAACGCTCGTATTCGCTTTACGAATTATACTGCTCCTACTCGGTATCCGTTCGATTGTCGATGGTATTTGGGGTTAA
- the yunB gene encoding sporulation protein YunB, whose translation MRFQGQVGRKKFRRPKLVPLLIPAILIAIVFFFYLVNIRLTPTYVSYAEVQTQKIASHVISQAISTRIANVLDVNDIIEHVPTETSNMVTTKFNTQIINRVLADTRNLVEMHLAQAESGNLDMLPLTDDIEYDPEKMEDQGGVVFFVPIGQATNIPLLGNLGPKIPIRFHVIGDVQANVSASIEEFGINNAYIEVNILLRVNVQIIVPLATKSSVVEQKIPVAIGLVQGAVPHIFSSGQGTGAPSFEVPVPLPAGE comes from the coding sequence TTGAGATTTCAAGGACAGGTAGGACGAAAAAAGTTCCGAAGGCCGAAATTGGTGCCGTTGTTAATCCCGGCGATTTTAATTGCCATCGTCTTCTTTTTCTATTTGGTCAATATAAGACTCACACCGACATACGTTTCATATGCTGAAGTTCAAACGCAAAAAATTGCTTCTCACGTCATTAGTCAGGCGATTAGTACGCGAATTGCGAATGTCCTCGATGTGAATGACATCATTGAACATGTCCCAACAGAAACATCAAATATGGTGACGACTAAATTTAATACGCAAATAATAAACAGGGTGTTAGCAGATACGCGAAATCTTGTTGAGATGCATTTGGCTCAAGCAGAATCCGGGAATCTAGATATGTTGCCGCTTACCGACGACATAGAATACGATCCAGAGAAAATGGAAGATCAAGGCGGCGTTGTCTTTTTCGTCCCGATCGGGCAAGCAACGAATATACCGCTTCTTGGGAACTTAGGTCCGAAAATTCCAATCCGATTTCATGTGATCGGGGACGTACAAGCGAATGTATCTGCATCGATTGAAGAGTTCGGCATTAATAATGCGTACATTGAAGTAAATATTTTGCTCAGAGTAAATGTCCAAATAATCGTTCCGCTTGCAACAAAATCTAGCGTAGTTGAACAAAAAATTCCAGTTGCAATTGGATTAGTTCAAGGAGCTGTACCGCATATTTTCAGTTCTGGCCAAGGTACTGGAGCCCCATCGTTCGAAGTTCCAGTTCCACTTCCTGCTGGCGAATAA
- a CDS encoding DUF3221 domain-containing protein produces MVTNPTYKRLIIFVLIPLALLVIINGLTSKDRTSIDQAEIPESAGVIEGHVVSKRMSYLWVADEPVSIWRRLTGFVTEDYGQGRIMVYRHPDAEKNVLNGLRINQKVRVYCDHIKESNPPKTSAYYVEVVNDE; encoded by the coding sequence GTGGTTACGAATCCAACATATAAACGGTTAATAATTTTTGTATTAATCCCATTGGCGTTGTTAGTTATCATCAACGGACTCACTTCAAAAGATAGAACTTCTATCGATCAAGCTGAAATTCCGGAAAGTGCCGGGGTTATAGAAGGTCATGTGGTTTCCAAAAGAATGAGTTATCTATGGGTAGCAGATGAACCGGTCAGTATATGGAGGAGATTAACCGGATTTGTAACTGAAGATTATGGTCAGGGACGTATTATGGTATATAGGCATCCAGACGCTGAGAAAAACGTATTAAATGGTTTGAGGATAAATCAAAAAGTACGTGTATATTGTGATCACATAAAAGAATCAAACCCGCCTAAAACTTCGGCTTATTACGTGGAAGTCGTTAATGATGAATAG